The following are from one region of the Methanomassiliicoccales archaeon LGM-DZ1 genome:
- the cobA gene encoding uroporphyrinogen-III C-methyltransferase, which produces MTAGRVYLIGAGPGDPGLITVKGLRALREADVVMYDALDTEQLLKECRSDAELIDAGKRAADHHLKQWQTNDLLVEYAKQGKTVVRLKGGDPFLFGRGAEEAEKLRKAGVEVHVIPGVTSAISVPELAGIPVTHRDHASLVTFITGHEKADRDKDRIDWTALSEGHGTLVILMGLDNAGNISRGLIEGGTSPDTPAAVISKGSHPDQKVFVTTVGKLEDTIKTQHAETPGIIVVGSVVELRAVLGDLA; this is translated from the coding sequence ATGACGGCCGGCAGGGTCTACCTCATCGGCGCAGGCCCCGGCGACCCGGGGCTCATCACCGTCAAGGGCCTGCGGGCGCTCCGCGAGGCCGACGTCGTCATGTACGACGCCCTCGACACCGAGCAGCTCTTGAAGGAATGCCGCAGCGATGCCGAGCTTATCGATGCCGGCAAGAGGGCGGCGGACCACCACCTGAAGCAGTGGCAGACCAACGACCTGCTGGTGGAATATGCGAAACAGGGCAAGACCGTCGTCCGCCTGAAGGGCGGCGACCCCTTCCTCTTCGGAAGGGGCGCGGAAGAGGCGGAGAAACTCAGAAAGGCGGGCGTGGAAGTCCATGTCATCCCCGGCGTCACCTCCGCCATATCCGTCCCCGAACTGGCCGGGATACCGGTGACCCACAGGGACCATGCTTCGCTGGTCACCTTCATTACCGGCCACGAGAAGGCCGACCGCGATAAGGACAGGATCGACTGGACCGCGCTCTCCGAAGGGCACGGGACCCTGGTCATCCTGATGGGGCTCGACAATGCGGGGAACATCTCCCGCGGGCTCATCGAGGGAGGGACCTCCCCGGACACCCCTGCGGCGGTCATCTCCAAAGGGTCCCACCCCGACCAGAAGGTGTTCGTCACCACTGTCGGGAAACTCGAGGACACCATAAAGACCCAGCATGCGGAAACTCCGGGGATAATCGTCGTCGGGTCCGTTGTCGAGCTGAGGGCAGTCCTCGGTGACCTCGCATGA
- a CDS encoding zinc ribbon domain-containing protein, whose product MADKKGGSIDWNKTVFRSITTKQFVAMIIAFALGLIILCIGLGGSVIGWLLTAVILYIFPRLTKVKTRDIAAFGAVFAVVGIVVGGLSVAPEFIDANSDKTPSDHGAFSNVTYTYTDDGIYTVEFDYNTEGYEGDSIVLYTAHVNQILFTYPRADSADAYVIKTIESGATAPASSNTVTVTNESGTTGHAVFTLNEKTLSTDTLWELDLIVGTCFDKDESSGTAVYTYRDSASDWAFDSSSVSTASLTGYTGADKNGPSFVGCADAMLYVMIMFFLIVGMVWLIRDRVNKTRSKMEKEGRLYPQGYGRCDNCGALILPGEIKCRKCGTYINRPESMKPKKTDFFQCSECGAEVPSDAKVCPKCGAKFDGEEQDIVKSDGSIEKVSERAVCPGCGCELPDGAEVCPKCGRKL is encoded by the coding sequence ATGGCAGACAAAAAGGGAGGCAGCATCGACTGGAACAAAACAGTGTTCCGCTCGATCACCACCAAACAGTTCGTGGCGATGATCATCGCCTTCGCGCTGGGCCTGATAATCCTCTGCATCGGACTGGGAGGATCGGTCATCGGATGGCTGCTGACCGCCGTCATCCTCTACATCTTCCCCAGGCTGACTAAGGTCAAGACCAGGGATATCGCGGCCTTCGGAGCTGTGTTCGCTGTCGTCGGGATCGTCGTAGGCGGTCTATCTGTGGCCCCCGAGTTCATCGACGCTAACAGCGACAAGACCCCGAGCGACCACGGCGCATTCTCCAATGTAACGTACACCTATACCGATGACGGCATCTACACCGTCGAGTTCGATTACAACACCGAAGGATACGAGGGCGACTCCATCGTCCTGTACACTGCGCACGTCAACCAGATCCTGTTCACCTATCCCCGGGCCGACTCGGCCGACGCCTATGTCATCAAGACCATCGAAAGCGGCGCGACCGCGCCTGCGAGCAGCAATACGGTGACCGTCACCAACGAGTCCGGCACCACCGGGCACGCAGTCTTCACCCTCAACGAGAAGACCCTCAGCACCGACACCCTCTGGGAGCTCGACCTGATCGTCGGAACCTGCTTCGATAAGGATGAGTCCTCCGGGACTGCCGTTTACACCTACAGGGACAGCGCATCGGACTGGGCCTTCGACAGCAGCTCTGTGTCCACCGCGAGCCTCACCGGCTACACCGGAGCGGACAAGAACGGCCCCAGCTTCGTCGGATGCGCCGATGCCATGCTGTACGTCATGATCATGTTCTTCCTCATAGTCGGAATGGTCTGGCTCATCAGGGACAGGGTCAACAAGACCAGGTCCAAGATGGAGAAGGAAGGCAGGCTGTACCCCCAGGGATACGGCAGGTGCGACAACTGCGGCGCGCTGATCCTCCCGGGAGAGATCAAGTGCAGGAAGTGCGGGACCTACATCAACCGCCCCGAATCCATGAAGCCGAAGAAGACCGACTTCTTCCAGTGCTCCGAATGCGGCGCCGAGGTCCCCTCCGATGCCAAGGTCTGCCCCAAGTGCGGAGCCAAGTTCGACGGCGAGGAGCAGGACATCGTGAAGTCCGACGGCAGCATCGAGAAAGTATCCGAGAGGGCCGTCTGCCCCGGATGCGGATGCGAGCTGCCTGACGGCGCAGAGGTCTGCCCCAAGTGCGGCAGGAAGCTCTGA
- a CDS encoding GTP-binding protein, giving the protein MATIEEQIEELEKEISNTKKNKATEAHIGKLKAKIAKLSMEREHRLEQSRAGGGTRGFYVKKAGNATVALVGFPSVGKSTLLNQLTGAHSEVGAYHFTTLDVVPGVMEYNHAKIQILDMPGLIKDASRGKGRGREVIAAARSADIILLVVDIFNPDLSVLMKELYNSAIRLNQYPPDVNITTSQSGGIIVKPTLKLTKIDVDTIKDMVAAYGHINATVVVREDIDVEQMLDVLAGNRVYIKAVMAINKVDLAKPGQLEAVMEMHKAYKSVGVSAATGYNIDALKQEIYDQIDMIRIYLKPQGQEADMKEPLIVKRGNTVGDVCELIHRDFRNAFRYAMVWGKSAKFPGQTVGMDHVVEDEDILCIIVKRS; this is encoded by the coding sequence ATGGCGACGATCGAAGAACAGATTGAAGAGCTCGAGAAGGAGATCTCCAACACCAAGAAGAACAAGGCCACCGAAGCGCACATAGGCAAGCTGAAGGCGAAGATAGCCAAGCTCTCCATGGAGAGGGAGCACAGGCTGGAGCAGTCGAGGGCAGGCGGAGGGACCAGAGGGTTCTACGTCAAGAAGGCCGGCAACGCGACGGTCGCGCTGGTCGGTTTCCCGTCCGTGGGAAAGTCCACGCTGCTCAACCAGCTGACCGGGGCGCATTCCGAGGTGGGAGCGTATCACTTCACCACCCTCGATGTCGTGCCCGGAGTCATGGAATACAACCACGCGAAGATCCAGATCCTGGATATGCCGGGGCTGATCAAGGATGCATCCCGCGGGAAGGGAAGGGGAAGGGAGGTCATCGCGGCCGCCCGTTCCGCAGATATCATCCTGCTCGTCGTGGACATCTTCAACCCGGACCTGAGCGTGCTGATGAAGGAGCTCTACAACTCCGCCATCAGGCTCAACCAGTATCCCCCGGACGTCAACATCACGACGTCCCAGTCGGGAGGAATCATAGTAAAGCCGACGCTCAAGCTGACCAAGATCGACGTCGATACCATCAAGGACATGGTGGCGGCCTATGGCCACATCAACGCCACCGTCGTCGTCCGCGAGGATATCGACGTGGAGCAGATGCTGGATGTTCTCGCAGGCAACCGCGTCTACATCAAGGCGGTCATGGCCATCAACAAGGTCGACCTGGCCAAGCCCGGCCAGCTGGAGGCGGTCATGGAGATGCACAAGGCGTACAAGAGCGTCGGTGTCTCCGCGGCCACCGGCTACAACATCGATGCCCTGAAGCAGGAGATCTACGACCAGATCGACATGATCAGGATCTACCTCAAGCCGCAGGGGCAGGAGGCCGACATGAAGGAGCCCCTCATCGTCAAGAGGGGGAACACCGTCGGCGATGTCTGCGAGCTGATCCACAGGGACTTCAGGAACGCGTTCCGTTATGCCATGGTCTGGGGCAAGAGCGCTAAGTTCCCCGGGCAGACCGTCGGAATGGATCATGTCGTGGAGGATGAGGACATCCTCTGCATCATAGTCAAGAGGTCCTGA
- the hemC gene encoding hydroxymethylbilane synthase — MKAGSRTSSLAMAQAEEFKAAFEKACAEVCQIVGITSHGDKDVTTHLANMGGIGVFVKELEEALAAGEIDCTVNSLKDIPAKIDPRFTVAAVLPRADVRDATIPLPLDKMVCGTILGTSSVRRERMIRAFNPTIRIKTLRGNMNTRISKLEAGEYNAIVMAKAGLDRLGISYQVNPVDKRILVPAAGQGAIGIECRADDAATIEKLRKLDDAKTRTEVGIERSILRAMGAGCSSPVGINAELNGSTVSLIAVSFIPDVPVRVMTSFDVSESEAKIAEIAARLKGNA; from the coding sequence ATGAAAGCAGGGAGCAGGACCAGCAGCCTGGCCATGGCCCAGGCAGAAGAGTTCAAAGCGGCCTTCGAGAAGGCCTGCGCAGAAGTGTGCCAGATCGTCGGGATAACCTCCCACGGCGACAAGGACGTGACCACCCACCTGGCCAACATGGGCGGGATCGGCGTCTTCGTCAAGGAGCTGGAGGAGGCCCTGGCCGCCGGGGAGATAGACTGCACGGTCAACTCCCTAAAGGACATACCCGCGAAGATAGACCCCAGGTTCACCGTGGCCGCCGTCCTCCCGAGGGCGGACGTGCGCGATGCCACTATCCCCCTGCCTCTGGACAAGATGGTCTGCGGGACCATCCTCGGGACCAGCAGCGTCCGCAGGGAGAGGATGATCAGGGCGTTCAACCCCACGATCAGGATCAAGACCCTCCGCGGGAACATGAACACCAGGATCTCGAAGCTGGAGGCCGGCGAGTACAACGCCATCGTCATGGCCAAGGCCGGCCTGGACAGGCTCGGCATATCGTACCAGGTGAACCCCGTCGACAAGCGCATCCTCGTCCCGGCCGCCGGGCAGGGCGCCATCGGCATCGAGTGCCGCGCGGACGATGCTGCGACCATCGAGAAGCTCAGGAAGCTCGACGACGCCAAGACCCGCACCGAGGTCGGCATCGAGAGGAGCATCCTCCGCGCGATGGGTGCCGGATGCTCCTCGCCCGTGGGCATCAACGCCGAGCTGAACGGCAGCACGGTGTCCCTCATCGCCGTCTCGTTCATACCGGACGTCCCGGTCAGGGTGATGACGTCGTTCGATGTCTCCGAATCCGAAGCGAAGATCGCGGAGATAGCCGCCAGGCTCAAGGGGAATGCCTGA
- a CDS encoding DNA topoisomerase VI subunit B has product MGNDTGTAKASRTRRATAEELADKQHEISVTEFFEKNKQILGFDSRAKSLLMGVKEAVDNSLDACEEAEILPDVIVKISKVGDEDFHVSIEDNGPGIVHRAMPNVFGRLLYGSRFHAMRQSRGQQGIGISATVMYANVSTGRPAHIASRIEGEDEVAWEMDIAVDTKTNRPIVTNDRPFPWVDKAHGTLIEYTTKGRYITGKQSIFEYLKETAIVNPHARIEFHDPDGKVYTFERATDIMPPKAVEIKPHPKGMEIGDMMTYSSLSEQPTVRDFLKNDFCRMTARIANDICKKAGVDPASKPADLGREGSMKLISAIADTKIMEPPADCLSPIGDILIKKGLMHILDGLRPEYYATPVTRPAHAVSGNPFTVEAGIVYGGEIPSDGQVTIMRFANRVPLLYQQGADVITKAVQDFDWRRYGLEQRGGKGMPFGPAIILVHVASTKVPFTSEGKEAIASIPEIYDEIINALRLVARNLKSHLNKMERKSKTHEKFDIVQKILPDLANKISAQLGRPVPDLSRTITKIMNVVWIEPKKEKTEKGYAISYTIYNYTVRPHTFMLHAALPADCVNERVTGSPFYDSSNEEGKTQWVVRDLESSKSVQISFELTGEMADTFDPDDIYVSGINPVIVMGAEALPGDWGIKGMEITESEEDVPADDSDEESEKEEELEEEEFEKEEGDE; this is encoded by the coding sequence ATGGGAAACGATACCGGGACGGCAAAGGCGTCCAGGACTCGGAGGGCTACCGCGGAGGAGCTCGCCGACAAACAGCATGAGATCTCCGTCACCGAATTTTTCGAGAAGAACAAGCAAATCCTCGGATTCGACTCGCGCGCCAAATCGCTCCTGATGGGAGTGAAGGAGGCGGTCGACAATTCGTTGGATGCCTGCGAGGAGGCCGAGATCCTCCCTGACGTGATTGTCAAGATATCGAAGGTCGGCGACGAGGATTTCCATGTCTCGATCGAGGACAACGGGCCCGGCATCGTGCACCGCGCCATGCCGAACGTCTTCGGGCGCCTGCTCTACGGCTCCCGCTTCCACGCCATGAGGCAGTCCAGGGGGCAGCAGGGTATCGGGATCTCCGCCACCGTCATGTACGCCAACGTGTCGACGGGGAGGCCCGCCCACATCGCTTCGAGGATCGAGGGCGAGGATGAGGTAGCCTGGGAGATGGACATCGCCGTCGATACGAAGACCAACCGCCCGATCGTTACCAACGACCGCCCGTTCCCCTGGGTCGACAAGGCCCACGGGACGCTCATAGAGTACACCACCAAAGGACGCTACATCACCGGGAAGCAGTCCATCTTCGAGTATCTGAAGGAGACTGCCATCGTCAACCCCCATGCCAGGATCGAGTTCCACGACCCCGACGGCAAGGTCTACACCTTCGAGAGGGCGACGGACATCATGCCGCCGAAGGCCGTCGAGATCAAGCCCCATCCTAAAGGCATGGAGATAGGCGACATGATGACCTATTCCTCCCTTTCGGAGCAGCCCACGGTCAGGGACTTCCTGAAGAACGACTTCTGCAGGATGACCGCCCGCATCGCCAACGACATCTGCAAGAAAGCAGGCGTCGACCCCGCATCGAAACCGGCGGACCTCGGCCGCGAGGGCAGCATGAAGCTCATCTCGGCCATCGCGGACACGAAGATCATGGAGCCGCCCGCCGACTGCCTCTCGCCCATAGGGGACATACTGATCAAGAAGGGGCTCATGCACATCCTCGACGGACTGCGCCCCGAATACTACGCGACCCCGGTCACCCGCCCCGCCCATGCGGTGTCCGGGAACCCGTTCACCGTCGAAGCAGGCATCGTCTACGGAGGCGAGATCCCCTCGGACGGGCAGGTGACCATCATGAGGTTCGCCAACCGCGTCCCCCTGCTCTACCAGCAGGGCGCGGACGTCATAACCAAGGCCGTCCAGGACTTCGACTGGCGCAGGTACGGCCTGGAGCAGAGAGGCGGGAAGGGCATGCCGTTCGGCCCCGCCATCATCCTCGTGCACGTCGCATCCACCAAGGTCCCGTTCACCTCCGAAGGGAAGGAGGCCATCGCCTCCATCCCGGAGATCTACGACGAGATCATCAACGCCCTCAGGCTGGTCGCCAGGAACCTCAAGTCGCACCTGAACAAGATGGAGCGCAAGAGCAAGACCCACGAGAAGTTCGACATCGTCCAGAAAATCCTCCCGGACCTGGCGAACAAGATCTCCGCCCAGCTCGGCAGGCCGGTGCCTGACCTCAGCCGCACCATCACGAAGATCATGAACGTGGTATGGATAGAGCCGAAGAAGGAGAAAACCGAGAAGGGGTACGCGATCAGCTACACCATCTACAACTACACGGTCCGCCCCCACACCTTCATGCTCCATGCCGCGCTCCCAGCCGACTGCGTCAACGAGCGCGTGACCGGATCGCCGTTCTACGACTCCTCGAACGAGGAAGGGAAGACGCAGTGGGTGGTGAGGGACCTGGAATCCTCCAAGTCCGTGCAGATCTCCTTCGAGCTCACCGGGGAGATGGCCGACACCTTCGACCCGGACGACATCTACGTCTCCGGGATCAATCCTGTCATAGTCATGGGCGCCGAGGCCCTGCCCGGGGACTGGGGCATCAAGGGCATGGAGATAACCGAGTCGGAGGAGGACGTCCCGGCGGACGACTCCGACGAAGAGTCCGAGAAGGAGGAGGAACTGGAAGAAGAGGAATTCGAGAAAGAGGAGGGAGACGAATGA
- a CDS encoding DNA topoisomerase IV subunit A, which produces MNDRQKDAMEKLTGVATGVYDALDRGDIPTMTLPLRSKRNIEFDPMTQVWKYGSMKTVRTAKTTQGATTMLRTAYTTDFINEMIRENKSSTLREMYYISEGWYAAKFHTQDEGNLLAEDLETMTHCMREDFKLRPEESGAHVYGNVTFRTMTKKGMKDINCMDDVSEQGFAVPYSVENETFQIKSQDVKFVMALETGGMYARLIENGFPERANCCLVHLSGQPARSTRRLIKRLNEENGLPVVVFTDGDPWSFRIFASVAYGAIKTAHISDYLATPTAQFIGITASDILNYDLPTDKLNDKDIGALHAELSDPRFNDEFWDSEIHAMLDMGKKAEQQALAKYGLDYVTDTYLPEKLSALGLL; this is translated from the coding sequence ATGAACGACAGGCAGAAGGACGCGATGGAGAAGCTCACGGGGGTCGCCACCGGTGTGTACGATGCCCTGGACAGAGGGGACATCCCCACGATGACCCTCCCGCTGAGGTCGAAGAGGAACATCGAGTTCGACCCCATGACCCAGGTCTGGAAGTACGGCAGCATGAAGACCGTCAGGACCGCGAAGACGACCCAGGGCGCCACGACCATGCTGAGGACGGCCTACACCACCGACTTCATCAACGAGATGATCAGGGAGAACAAGTCCTCCACCCTAAGGGAGATGTACTACATCTCCGAGGGCTGGTACGCGGCCAAGTTCCACACACAGGACGAAGGCAACCTCCTGGCCGAGGACCTGGAGACCATGACCCACTGCATGAGGGAGGACTTCAAGCTCAGGCCCGAGGAGTCCGGCGCGCACGTCTACGGGAACGTCACCTTCCGCACCATGACGAAGAAGGGCATGAAGGACATCAACTGCATGGACGATGTGTCCGAGCAGGGCTTCGCCGTGCCCTACAGCGTCGAGAACGAGACCTTCCAGATCAAGAGCCAGGACGTCAAGTTCGTGATGGCCCTGGAGACAGGAGGTATGTACGCCAGGCTGATCGAGAACGGTTTCCCCGAGAGGGCGAACTGCTGCCTCGTCCACCTCTCCGGACAGCCCGCCAGGTCCACCAGGAGGCTCATAAAGAGACTGAACGAGGAGAACGGCCTCCCGGTCGTGGTCTTCACCGACGGCGACCCGTGGTCGTTCAGGATCTTCGCCTCCGTCGCCTACGGGGCCATCAAGACCGCGCACATCTCCGATTACCTGGCCACTCCCACCGCCCAGTTCATCGGCATCACCGCGTCAGACATCCTAAACTACGACCTCCCGACCGACAAGCTGAACGACAAGGATATCGGGGCCCTCCATGCGGAGCTCTCCGACCCGAGGTTCAACGACGAGTTCTGGGACAGCGAGATCCACGCCATGCTCGACATGGGGAAGAAAGCTGAGCAGCAGGCGCTGGCGAAGTACGGGCTGGATTACGTAACCGATACGTACCTCCCCGAGAAGCTGAGCGCCCTCGGTCTGCTGTGA
- a CDS encoding uroporphyrinogen-III synthase, with protein sequence MTSVGFTRPRARLPEGEKAVRDAGFEPFGAPSLDPVPGDPEVFAEVEKELGSGQVYFAVFASVTAAEQMAGRYGAEGLNALLSKTNVACTGSTTEDALLRLSGRKTDLVPEVYSGEGVARELADEVSCKKVMLLRSSDGGKGISKILKDAGAEVLDEPVYSMVPAPVERCTERLLDKASSGTLDALLMTSPESFRVFLSELENWCGKDRAAEALNGTFKVAIGRPTAESMRRQGFAPDAIPEKSTFAGMLDTVAGRFAGSD encoded by the coding sequence ATGACCTCGGTCGGTTTCACCCGCCCGAGGGCGAGGCTGCCCGAAGGGGAGAAGGCCGTCCGCGATGCGGGGTTCGAGCCTTTCGGAGCGCCGTCCCTCGATCCCGTCCCCGGAGACCCGGAAGTCTTCGCCGAGGTCGAGAAGGAGCTCGGCTCCGGACAGGTGTACTTCGCAGTTTTCGCATCGGTCACCGCTGCCGAGCAGATGGCCGGCCGCTACGGGGCGGAAGGGCTGAATGCCCTGCTGTCCAAGACCAACGTCGCCTGCACCGGGAGCACCACCGAGGATGCCCTCCTCAGGCTCTCCGGCAGGAAGACCGACCTCGTCCCGGAGGTCTACTCGGGAGAGGGCGTCGCCCGCGAACTGGCCGACGAGGTGTCCTGCAAGAAGGTCATGCTCCTCCGCTCGTCGGACGGCGGGAAGGGGATCTCCAAGATCCTGAAGGACGCCGGGGCAGAGGTCCTGGACGAACCTGTTTACAGCATGGTCCCGGCGCCGGTGGAGAGATGCACCGAGAGGCTCCTGGACAAAGCATCGTCCGGCACGCTCGACGCCCTCCTCATGACCAGCCCCGAATCGTTCAGGGTTTTCCTCAGCGAGCTTGAGAACTGGTGCGGGAAGGACAGGGCCGCCGAAGCGCTGAACGGCACTTTCAAGGTGGCAATCGGCAGGCCGACGGCGGAATCCATGCGCAGGCAGGGGTTCGCGCCCGACGCGATCCCGGAGAAATCCACATTCGCCGGAATGCTGGATACTGTTGCAGGCCGCTTCGCCGGCAGCGACTGA
- a CDS encoding glutamate-1-semialdehyde 2,1-aminomutase, whose protein sequence is MRTSNSETEYALLKRITPGGVSSPVRAFKPYPIVMESGRGCRITDIDGNTYIDLCMAYGPLILGHSDPRVAKAVRDQTKKGSVFGCPSHPETQLLERITSAVPSAAMCRLQNSGTEATMHAIRTARGFTGKNGIVKLNGGFHGAHNTVLVAAGSGSAENMPSSLGVPPEDVKNTYLVEYNDAGQFESLLDKNEDIAGIIMEPVMGNVGVVTPEKGYLQDMRRITKEHGAVLIFDEVITGFRLGPKSAQGRYGVTPDMTTMGKIIGGGYPAGAFMGREDIMSMVAPQGPVYVAGTFSGNPISAAAGLETITLMSERGRYDSLEKTTQGLVASMRDRLEDSGVRGCINSVASMFSVFFGVDEVRNGAEAQKIDRAMFGKMFEFMLRRGIYMAPGAMEVSFLSTAHDEEACNKISECFGDFLGKVKSE, encoded by the coding sequence ATGAGGACGTCCAACTCCGAGACCGAGTACGCCCTGCTGAAGAGGATAACCCCCGGGGGCGTCTCGTCCCCCGTCAGGGCGTTCAAGCCCTATCCCATCGTCATGGAGAGCGGCCGGGGATGCCGCATCACCGACATCGACGGCAACACGTACATCGACCTCTGCATGGCGTACGGCCCCCTCATCCTGGGGCACTCCGACCCCCGCGTGGCCAAGGCGGTGCGCGACCAGACCAAGAAGGGCTCCGTGTTCGGATGCCCCTCGCACCCGGAGACCCAGCTCCTCGAGAGGATCACCTCGGCCGTCCCCAGCGCGGCCATGTGCAGGCTGCAGAACTCGGGGACCGAGGCGACGATGCATGCCATACGCACCGCCCGCGGGTTCACCGGGAAGAACGGCATCGTCAAGCTGAACGGCGGGTTCCACGGGGCGCACAACACCGTCCTCGTGGCGGCCGGCTCGGGATCGGCGGAGAACATGCCGAGCTCTTTGGGAGTGCCCCCGGAGGACGTGAAGAACACCTACCTCGTCGAGTACAACGACGCCGGGCAGTTCGAATCGCTCCTCGATAAGAACGAGGACATCGCCGGGATCATCATGGAGCCCGTCATGGGCAACGTCGGCGTCGTCACCCCCGAGAAAGGGTACCTCCAGGACATGCGCAGGATCACCAAGGAGCACGGCGCCGTCCTCATCTTCGATGAGGTCATCACCGGGTTCAGGCTGGGCCCGAAGAGCGCCCAGGGCAGGTACGGGGTCACTCCCGACATGACCACCATGGGGAAGATCATCGGCGGAGGCTATCCGGCAGGAGCGTTCATGGGCAGGGAGGACATCATGTCCATGGTCGCTCCGCAGGGACCGGTCTACGTCGCCGGGACGTTCTCCGGCAACCCCATATCCGCGGCCGCAGGCCTGGAGACCATCACGCTCATGTCCGAGCGCGGGAGGTACGACAGCCTGGAGAAGACGACCCAGGGCCTGGTCGCCTCGATGAGGGACAGGCTCGAGGACAGCGGCGTCCGCGGATGCATCAACTCCGTGGCGTCCATGTTCTCAGTGTTCTTCGGGGTCGACGAGGTCAGGAACGGCGCGGAGGCCCAGAAGATCGACCGCGCCATGTTCGGGAAGATGTTCGAGTTCATGCTCCGCCGCGGCATCTACATGGCGCCGGGCGCCATGGAGGTCTCGTTCCTCTCCACCGCGCATGACGAAGAAGCGTGCAATAAGATCTCCGAGTGCTTCGGCGACTTCCTCGGTAAGGTGAAATCAGAATGA
- the mutM gene encoding bifunctional DNA-formamidopyrimidine glycosylase/DNA-(apurinic or apyrimidinic site) lyase, with protein MPELPEIETVRRNVAPLAVGRRIVSVKADGTRILKNTTPEGMRMLEGSTVTGIGRRGKALIISHDSGITAVIRFGMTGQLYVCPAEFPIEKHTHITASFDDGSQMRFSDMRRFGAVWVFGKGEKDDCSGIGSMGPEPGDLSLTGEYLCMTLSGRSTPVQAAIMDQSAVAGLGNIWAGETLFRAGICPLDPCSSLSPSDWDAVAHCIRETVEFAIAKNAVTAEDYLGGKGRKYYDIDYLNVYGREGEPCSVCGTPLIRSRICGRSAYWCPECQPRKL; from the coding sequence ATGCCAGAACTTCCCGAGATAGAAACGGTCAGGAGGAACGTCGCCCCTCTGGCCGTCGGGCGCCGGATCGTCTCAGTGAAGGCCGACGGCACCCGCATACTGAAGAACACGACGCCGGAGGGCATGCGGATGCTGGAGGGGAGCACCGTGACGGGGATCGGCAGGCGCGGGAAAGCGCTGATCATAAGCCATGACAGCGGAATTACCGCGGTCATCCGCTTCGGGATGACGGGGCAACTGTACGTCTGCCCCGCAGAGTTCCCTATAGAGAAGCACACGCACATCACGGCCTCCTTCGATGACGGCTCGCAGATGCGTTTCTCGGACATGCGGCGCTTCGGAGCAGTCTGGGTCTTCGGAAAGGGGGAGAAGGATGACTGTTCCGGGATCGGCTCGATGGGCCCGGAGCCCGGCGACCTATCTCTCACCGGCGAATACCTGTGCATGACGCTGTCCGGCAGGAGCACGCCTGTGCAGGCCGCTATCATGGACCAGTCCGCAGTGGCCGGCCTCGGCAACATCTGGGCGGGCGAGACCCTGTTCCGCGCCGGGATCTGCCCCCTGGACCCGTGCTCTTCGCTGAGCCCGAGCGATTGGGATGCTGTTGCGCACTGCATACGCGAGACCGTTGAGTTCGCGATAGCCAAGAACGCTGTCACCGCCGAGGACTACCTCGGGGGAAAGGGAAGGAAGTATTACGACATCGATTACCTGAACGTCTACGGACGGGAGGGGGAACCGTGCTCCGTGTGCGGAACGCCTCTGATACGCTCGCGCATCTGCGGCAGGAGCGCCTATTGGTGCCCCGAATGCCAGCCCCGGAAGCTGTAA